A region of Elusimicrobiota bacterium DNA encodes the following proteins:
- a CDS encoding thiamine pyrophosphate-binding protein translates to MKAKISNPGEVPPTLYRRRSSDFVPVSTNGTASPAPTVPAAATLPAVQVLLAYLEQEGVDTIFGLPGGPLMPFYEALFERGKIRSIIAKHEEGAAFMADGYARVSGRLGVCCTTTGPGATNALTGIACAYRDSVPVLILTAQVALAAFGKGAAQESSPLGIDIVDMFKDVTKASVMLMMPDKIADMTRHLLRTGLTGRSGPIHLSLPADMMKIQVPADIRPPTQYRTPPELFDRRSVKEAAKLILQAKRPVLLAGYGVHLARAYSELRTLAERLKIPVATTQKGKGVFPEDHLLSLGVFGFAGSPQADAVLLSDETDLLLGVGTSFGELATHAWDPRVGANRRILQIDVDPHEIGKNYPVDVSLVGNALHVLKELNFQLERDMRWLDQEADFGPRLAVIRGMKAATPRFLDAKKMTDDSLPLFPQRVIAEMQNALPSDTILFVDIGNVMAWALHYFTVREPGGFFINMGFGSMGHGVAAAIGGKMAAKDRPVVALVGDAAFAMNGMEVHTAVENDIPVIWIVMNNGAMGWCIWAKPSSSKANSAPLFSNTR, encoded by the coding sequence ATGAAGGCGAAAATCTCAAATCCGGGTGAAGTTCCGCCGACCCTTTATCGGCGACGGAGTTCCGACTTCGTACCCGTCTCAACCAACGGGACGGCGTCCCCCGCTCCGACGGTGCCGGCGGCGGCCACCCTTCCGGCGGTCCAGGTCCTGCTGGCGTATTTGGAGCAGGAAGGGGTCGATACGATTTTCGGGCTTCCGGGGGGGCCCCTGATGCCGTTCTACGAGGCGCTTTTCGAGCGGGGGAAAATCCGGTCCATCATCGCCAAGCACGAAGAAGGCGCCGCTTTCATGGCCGACGGCTACGCGCGGGTGTCGGGGCGCCTCGGGGTCTGTTGCACCACCACCGGTCCCGGCGCCACCAACGCGCTGACGGGAATCGCTTGCGCTTACCGGGACTCCGTCCCCGTCCTCATCCTCACCGCCCAAGTGGCCTTGGCCGCTTTCGGCAAGGGGGCCGCCCAGGAGAGTTCCCCCTTGGGTATCGATATTGTGGATATGTTCAAAGACGTGACCAAAGCCAGCGTCATGCTGATGATGCCGGATAAAATCGCCGACATGACGCGCCACCTCCTCCGCACCGGGCTCACGGGCCGTTCCGGGCCGATCCATCTCAGTCTCCCGGCGGACATGATGAAAATTCAAGTTCCGGCGGACATTCGCCCCCCTACTCAATACCGCACCCCTCCCGAACTTTTTGATCGCCGATCCGTGAAAGAGGCGGCGAAATTGATTTTGCAAGCCAAGCGTCCGGTCCTCCTGGCGGGCTATGGGGTCCATCTGGCCCGGGCCTACAGTGAACTTCGGACGCTGGCCGAGCGGCTGAAGATTCCCGTGGCCACCACGCAAAAAGGGAAAGGCGTTTTTCCGGAAGATCATTTGCTCTCGCTGGGGGTTTTCGGTTTCGCGGGGTCGCCTCAAGCTGACGCCGTCCTCTTGTCCGACGAGACGGATCTCCTGCTCGGCGTCGGCACCAGTTTCGGCGAGCTGGCCACCCACGCCTGGGACCCGCGCGTCGGAGCAAACCGGCGGATCTTGCAGATTGATGTGGATCCCCACGAGATCGGAAAAAACTATCCCGTGGATGTCAGTTTGGTCGGCAACGCTCTGCACGTGCTCAAGGAACTCAACTTTCAATTGGAGCGGGACATGCGGTGGTTGGATCAGGAGGCCGATTTCGGGCCTCGTTTGGCGGTGATTCGGGGCATGAAGGCCGCCACGCCCCGGTTCCTGGACGCCAAGAAGATGACCGACGACTCTTTGCCCCTCTTCCCGCAGAGGGTCATCGCCGAAATGCAGAACGCCCTTCCTTCGGACACGATTCTGTTCGTGGATATCGGAAACGTCATGGCCTGGGCGCTCCACTATTTCACGGTGCGGGAGCCGGGGGGATTCTTCATCAACATGGGGTTCGGGTCCATGGGCCACGGCGTGGCGGCGGCCATCGGGGGAAAGATGGCGGCGAAGGACCGCCCCGTGGTCGCCCTGGTGGGCGACGCCGCTTTCGCCATGAACGGAATGGAGGTTCACACCGCGGTTGAAAACGATATTCCTGTGATTTGGATCGTGATGAACAACGGGGCCATGGGATGGTGCATTTGGGCGAAACCCTCCAGTTCAAAGGCAAATTCTGCACCTCTCTTTTCAAACACCCGCTGA